One window from the genome of Treponema sp. OMZ 838 encodes:
- a CDS encoding ribonucleoside triphosphate reductase, producing MDQAVFPEWTAFLGDTTIETKPVLRSVVKRSGDIEVFNRNKIKIAIQKAIEAVTGSADEEKADSLTAAVEEKLTELMASRHAHSIPAIEEIQDIIENVLIERNEAGIAKAFILYRAKREAVRDAERLMIDIDKTMNGYLSKSDWRVNENANVNFSLGGLILHNSGTITANYWLKNIYTPAIAEAHQTAAFHIHDLSMFSGYCAGWSLRQLIQEGLGGVPDKITSKPARHLSTLIQQIVNFLGIMQNEWAGAQAFSSFDTYLAPFVKADKMDEKSVKQCLQSFIYGVNTPSRWGSQAPFTNITLDWTCPKDLADKKAVVGGKETDFTYGDCQAEMDMINKLFIELMLEGDAAGRGFQYPIPTYNITEDFKWDSPNATLLFEMTAKYGTPYFQNFINSDLNPSDVRSMCCRLQLDKRELRKRGGGLFGSDEFTGSIGVVTINMPQIGYLARTEKEYFDRLDYLMELAKTSLQIKRKVIQRLLEGGLFPYTRRYLQHLNNHFSTIGICGMNESCLNFLGETIVGDAGKAFAEKVLTHMRKRLADFQEQTGDLFNLEATPAESTSYRLARHDKQQFPDIITSGERDPYYTNSSQLPVSYTADVFEALDHQEALQRKYTGGTVFHIFLGESIKEWQACRDLVKAVASHYRIPYFSISPTFSICPTHGYIDGEHFECPLCKREKEAELEARLRKLEAEKEALGY from the coding sequence ATGGATCAAGCGGTATTTCCTGAATGGACAGCCTTTTTAGGAGACACAACGATAGAAACAAAGCCGGTATTGCGGTCGGTAGTAAAACGGTCGGGTGATATTGAAGTTTTTAATCGGAATAAAATAAAGATAGCCATTCAAAAAGCAATCGAGGCGGTTACCGGTTCTGCAGATGAAGAAAAAGCCGACTCGCTGACGGCTGCAGTGGAAGAGAAACTGACAGAGTTGATGGCTTCGCGCCATGCACATTCGATTCCCGCAATCGAGGAAATTCAGGATATTATCGAAAATGTCTTAATCGAACGCAATGAGGCAGGTATTGCAAAAGCTTTCATCCTCTACCGTGCAAAACGGGAAGCTGTCCGCGATGCGGAACGGCTGATGATCGATATCGACAAAACGATGAACGGCTACTTGAGTAAAAGCGATTGGCGGGTCAACGAGAATGCCAATGTCAACTTTTCGCTCGGCGGTCTCATTTTGCATAACTCCGGTACGATAACGGCAAACTACTGGCTTAAAAATATCTACACGCCGGCAATCGCCGAAGCGCATCAGACGGCGGCTTTCCATATCCATGATCTTTCGATGTTTTCGGGCTATTGCGCGGGCTGGTCGCTCCGGCAGCTCATCCAAGAGGGTTTGGGCGGCGTTCCCGACAAGATTACGTCGAAGCCTGCGCGCCATCTTTCCACCCTTATTCAGCAGATAGTAAACTTTCTCGGCATTATGCAGAACGAATGGGCGGGAGCGCAGGCATTCAGCTCCTTCGATACCTACCTCGCACCCTTTGTAAAAGCCGACAAGATGGACGAAAAGAGTGTAAAGCAATGCTTGCAAAGTTTTATCTACGGGGTTAACACGCCGAGCCGTTGGGGGAGTCAAGCGCCGTTTACCAATATCACGCTCGACTGGACATGCCCCAAAGATCTTGCCGATAAAAAAGCAGTGGTCGGCGGAAAGGAAACCGATTTTACCTACGGCGATTGCCAAGCGGAAATGGATATGATCAATAAGCTCTTTATCGAGCTGATGCTGGAAGGCGATGCGGCAGGGCGCGGTTTTCAGTACCCTATTCCAACCTACAACATTACCGAAGACTTTAAGTGGGACAGCCCGAACGCCACCCTCCTTTTCGAGATGACGGCAAAGTACGGAACGCCGTATTTTCAGAATTTTATTAACTCGGATCTTAACCCGAGCGATGTTCGCTCCATGTGCTGCCGCCTACAGCTGGATAAGCGCGAACTGCGGAAACGGGGCGGCGGTCTTTTCGGCTCCGACGAATTTACCGGCTCCATCGGCGTAGTTACCATCAATATGCCGCAAATCGGCTACCTTGCGCGCACGGAAAAAGAATACTTTGACCGCCTTGACTATCTGATGGAACTTGCCAAAACCAGTTTACAGATTAAGCGCAAGGTGATTCAGCGGCTGTTGGAGGGAGGCCTTTTCCCGTATACGCGCCGGTATCTTCAACACTTAAACAACCACTTTTCTACAATCGGGATTTGCGGCATGAACGAATCGTGCCTTAACTTCCTCGGGGAAACTATCGTCGGAGACGCCGGTAAGGCCTTTGCCGAAAAAGTGCTGACCCACATGCGCAAGCGGCTCGCTGATTTTCAGGAACAGACGGGCGACCTCTTTAACCTTGAAGCAACCCCCGCCGAAAGCACCTCATACCGGCTTGCGCGACATGACAAGCAGCAGTTCCCCGACATTATCACCTCAGGTGAACGCGACCCCTACTATACCAATTCAAGCCAGCTGCCGGTTTCGTATACCGCCGATGTGTTTGAAGCCTTGGATCATCAGGAAGCCCTGCAGCGTAAATACACCGGCGGTACGGTATTCCATATCTTCTTAGGCGAATCGATTAAAGAGTGGCAGGCGTGCCGTGATTTGGTTAAAGCGGTTGCTTCCCATTACCGTATCCCGTATTTTTCCATATCGCCGACTTTCTCCATCTGCCCCACGCACGGGTACATCGACGGAGAGCACTTTGAATGTCCCTTGTGTAAGCGCGAAAAAGAAGCTGAACTGGAAGCCCGCTTACGTAAACTGGAAGCGGAGAAGGAGGCCTTGGGCTACTAG
- the nrdR gene encoding transcriptional regulator NrdR — translation MRCPYCGSVDDKVVESRTLGQGDCIRRRRECLSCGYRFTSYERIEEKPLMVVKRNGRREPFDRAKLERGIERSLEKRPVSMNEIENIVSDIEDAAIMNSKSAKEIKSTELGEMVLARLHSLDKVAYIRFASVYKKFNDLDEFINEVQKIHVKYGEEEEHGSSGIS, via the coding sequence ATGCGCTGTCCGTATTGCGGAAGTGTTGACGATAAAGTGGTAGAATCCCGAACACTCGGGCAAGGCGATTGTATTAGGCGGAGACGAGAATGTCTCAGCTGCGGGTACCGCTTTACCAGTTATGAGCGGATAGAAGAAAAACCGCTGATGGTGGTTAAACGAAACGGACGGAGGGAACCCTTTGACCGCGCAAAATTGGAACGGGGCATCGAACGCTCACTGGAAAAGCGTCCCGTTTCGATGAACGAGATTGAAAACATCGTTAGCGATATTGAAGATGCGGCGATTATGAACAGTAAGAGCGCAAAAGAAATCAAGAGCACGGAACTGGGCGAAATGGTACTTGCACGATTGCATTCACTTGATAAAGTCGCCTATATTCGATTCGCATCGGTATATAAGAAATTTAATGACCTTGATGAGTTTATCAACGAAGTACAAAAAATACATGTCAAATATGGGGAGGAAGAAGAACATGGATCAAGCGGTATTTCCTGA